One genomic segment of Tubulanus polymorphus chromosome 4, tnTubPoly1.2, whole genome shotgun sequence includes these proteins:
- the LOC141903159 gene encoding cytosolic phospholipase A2-like isoform X2 translates to MEDAPEFDPYQVFTVTHPVCKILTVTVLCGRNISKGWEDYVDEPDPYVQLRVPNAPDGVRQTKVFTNEVNPVWNETFTFLLDPLNENILQLTLWESNYMMDTVIGTTTFDLNSLPCVKKTTETFFLNQTSEIDVEFQIEYDNNPSLRYSLCLHPSEKKFKETRRTKCMKAMQKLLGSKGPTNTRQTPTIGILGSGGGFRAMVAMSGVIKALKESGVLDCAMYMSGLSGSSWCISTLYSHPDWPNLDIADFQDEMKNNIDSSLFYLLSPQSIYRYIDSIVSKRKNGQPVSFTDFFGHLVGETLLRGRMDSKLSHQQAKINDGDAPCPLYTCVHVKKDVSAQVFHEWVEFSPYEIGMPKYGTFLDSHLFGSKFFLGKLCRQFPEPPLFFLQGIWGSAFCILFKRLTDNNKKIDPVEMVREEMEKQLQEEETDEESDLSEDEGNQQNKTDKQKQPRETGSSSGGFWKDFLQGIFNSNSLLNSRSGRAGVIHNFMRGLSLNKSYSLTPFINALQEDNEDTFDGIFDMASTQQKKLFVVDAGLTFNSPYPLLLRPQRGVNLLLSFDFSARPSDDHHPFKELLLAEKWAKLNKLPFPPIDTCVFDREGIKELYIFRHPTDPHCPIVMHFVLLNKTFREYKSPGVKRETQEEKDFADFSIFDDPNTPYSTFNFTYPHRAFEQLSKLAEFNTLLHIDDIKQCMAELVEKRVQSPPNILFSLSSLKMIEMRNRRMRERMGKMLQNVRDRKKSAATDSKNDDDDEDSDVFYEAASEILSGHSPTKSHVSVNSTTAGNGRRKTDYYSTSSEI, encoded by the exons ATGGAGGATGCGCCGGA GTTTGACCCTTACCAAGTATTTACG GTGACCCATCCAGTTTGCAAAATACTTACAGTTACGGTTCTTTGCGGACGCAACATATCAAAAGGCTGGGAAGATTACG TTGATGAGCCGGACCCGTACGTACAGCTGCGAGTACCAAACGCACCCGACGGCGTCAGACAAACGAAAGTTTTCACCAATGAAGTGAATCCCGTCTGGAACGAAACGTTTACGTTCTTACTCGACCCGTTGAACGAAAATATTCTAC AGCTGACATTATGGGAATCGAACTACATGATGGACACGGTCATCGGCACGACTACTTTCGATTTGAACAGTTTACCGTGCGTGAAAAAAACTACTGAAACATTTTTCTTGAATCAG ACTAGTGAAATAGATGtcgaatttcaaattgaatacGA TAACAATCCGTCGCTTAGATACAGCCTGTGTCTGCATCCTAGTGAGaagaaattcaaagaaacaaGAAGAACAAAATGTATGAAAGCGATGCAGAAATTGCTGGGATCAAAAGGACCGACCAATACAAGACAG ACCCCGACGATTGGAATCCTCGGATCTGGCGGTGGTTTCAGAGCTATGGTCGCTATGAGCGGAGTTATTAAAGCTCTCAAAGAATCCGGTGTACTCGACTGCGCCATGTATATGTCCGGACTATCGGGCTCATCATG GTGTATCTCCACCTTGTATTCGCATCCTGATTGGCCGAACCTGGATATCGCTGATTTCCAAgacgaaatgaaaaacaacatCGACTCGAGTTTATTTTATCTGTTGTCGCCGCAGAGTATTTACCGTTACATAGACAGCATCGTTAGCAAACGGAAAAACGGCCAACCGGTCAGCTTTACGGACTTCTTCGGTCATCTGGTCGGCGAGACACTTCTCAGAGGG AGAATGGATTCGAAATTGTCGCATCAACaagccaaaatcaacgatGGAGACGCACCGTGTCCATTATACACATGTGTTCACGTGAAGAAAGACGTCTCAGCCCAAGTGTTCCATG AATGGGTTGAATTCTCGCCTTACGAAATCGGAATGCCTAAATATGGAACGTTTTTAGACTCACATCTATTCGGGAGCAAGTTCTTTCTTGGAAAATTGTGCCGCCAGTTCCCGGAACCGCCGCTATTCTTCCTTCAAG GAATTTGGGGAAGCGCATTTTGCATTTTGTTCAAAAGGCTGACAGACAACAACAAAAAGATCGACCCTGTTGAGATGGTTCGCGAAGAAATGG AGAAACAATTACAAGAAGAAGAAACTGACGAAGAAAGCGACCTCAGCGAAGACGAGGGAAACCAGCAAAATAAAACGGATAAACAGAAACAGCCGCGTGAAACTGGTTCATCTAGTGGCGGATTCTGGAAAGATTTCCTACAAGGAATTTTCAATTC GAATTCATTATTGAATTCGCGGTCTGGACGCGCCGGAGTGATTCATAACTTCATGAGAGGCCTTTCTTTGAACAAGAGTTACTCGCTGACTCCGTTCATCAACGCGCTACAAGAAGACAACG aGGATACTTTCGACGGTATTTTCGACATGGCTTCTACTCAACAGAAGAAGTTGTTCGTAGTTGACGCCGGATTGACGTTCAACTCGCCGTACCCGCTGTTACTGAGACCGCAACGAGGGGTCAACCTGCTGCTGTCTTTCGACTTCAGCGCCAGACCGTCCGACGATCATCACCCGTTCAAG GAACTGCTTCTGGCGGAGAAATGGGCAAAACTGAACAAGCTTCCATTCCCACCGATAGATACGTGCGTGTTCGATCGAGAAGGAATCAAAGAGCTGTACATCTTTCGACACCCGACTGATCCTCACTGCCCGATAGTCATGCATTTTGTATTGCTCAATAAGACGTTTAGGGAATACAAAAGTCCAG gAGTCAAACGAGAAACTCAAGAAGAAAAAGACTTCGCAGATTTCAGCATCTTCGACGATCCGAATACGCCTTATTCGACGTTCAATTTCACCTACCCCCATCGCGCTTTCGAACAGCTCAGCAAACTGGCCGAATTCAACACTCTCCTGCACATAGACGACATCAAACAGTGCATGGCCGAACTGGTGGAAAAACGCGTGCAAAGCCCGCCGAATATTCTCTTCTCGTTGAGCAGTTTGAAGATGATCGAAATGCGCAATCGACGAATGCGGGAAAGAATGGGCAAAATGTTGCAAAACGTCCGCGATCGCAAGAAATCGGCAGCGACCGACTCGaaaaacgacgacgacgacgaagatAGCGACGTATTCTACGAAGCGGCGTCCGAGATCTTGTCCGGACACTCTCCGACTAAATCGCACGTATCAGTGAACTCGACTACGGCTGGCAATGGCCGTCGGAAAACGGATTATTATTCGACTTCTTCAGAGATCtag
- the LOC141903159 gene encoding cytosolic phospholipase A2-like isoform X1 has protein sequence MAETKAVTFSDEGNNVEKDLNEQRRHRLPGHETQSPIEEAMEDAPEFDPYQVFTVTHPVCKILTVTVLCGRNISKGWEDYVDEPDPYVQLRVPNAPDGVRQTKVFTNEVNPVWNETFTFLLDPLNENILQLTLWESNYMMDTVIGTTTFDLNSLPCVKKTTETFFLNQTSEIDVEFQIEYDNNPSLRYSLCLHPSEKKFKETRRTKCMKAMQKLLGSKGPTNTRQTPTIGILGSGGGFRAMVAMSGVIKALKESGVLDCAMYMSGLSGSSWCISTLYSHPDWPNLDIADFQDEMKNNIDSSLFYLLSPQSIYRYIDSIVSKRKNGQPVSFTDFFGHLVGETLLRGRMDSKLSHQQAKINDGDAPCPLYTCVHVKKDVSAQVFHEWVEFSPYEIGMPKYGTFLDSHLFGSKFFLGKLCRQFPEPPLFFLQGIWGSAFCILFKRLTDNNKKIDPVEMVREEMEKQLQEEETDEESDLSEDEGNQQNKTDKQKQPRETGSSSGGFWKDFLQGIFNSNSLLNSRSGRAGVIHNFMRGLSLNKSYSLTPFINALQEDNEDTFDGIFDMASTQQKKLFVVDAGLTFNSPYPLLLRPQRGVNLLLSFDFSARPSDDHHPFKELLLAEKWAKLNKLPFPPIDTCVFDREGIKELYIFRHPTDPHCPIVMHFVLLNKTFREYKSPGVKRETQEEKDFADFSIFDDPNTPYSTFNFTYPHRAFEQLSKLAEFNTLLHIDDIKQCMAELVEKRVQSPPNILFSLSSLKMIEMRNRRMRERMGKMLQNVRDRKKSAATDSKNDDDDEDSDVFYEAASEILSGHSPTKSHVSVNSTTAGNGRRKTDYYSTSSEI, from the exons GATTTGAATGAACAGCGCCGTCACCGCCTTCCTGGCCACGAAACACAATCCCCAATCGAAGAAGCCATGGAGGATGCGCCGGA GTTTGACCCTTACCAAGTATTTACG GTGACCCATCCAGTTTGCAAAATACTTACAGTTACGGTTCTTTGCGGACGCAACATATCAAAAGGCTGGGAAGATTACG TTGATGAGCCGGACCCGTACGTACAGCTGCGAGTACCAAACGCACCCGACGGCGTCAGACAAACGAAAGTTTTCACCAATGAAGTGAATCCCGTCTGGAACGAAACGTTTACGTTCTTACTCGACCCGTTGAACGAAAATATTCTAC AGCTGACATTATGGGAATCGAACTACATGATGGACACGGTCATCGGCACGACTACTTTCGATTTGAACAGTTTACCGTGCGTGAAAAAAACTACTGAAACATTTTTCTTGAATCAG ACTAGTGAAATAGATGtcgaatttcaaattgaatacGA TAACAATCCGTCGCTTAGATACAGCCTGTGTCTGCATCCTAGTGAGaagaaattcaaagaaacaaGAAGAACAAAATGTATGAAAGCGATGCAGAAATTGCTGGGATCAAAAGGACCGACCAATACAAGACAG ACCCCGACGATTGGAATCCTCGGATCTGGCGGTGGTTTCAGAGCTATGGTCGCTATGAGCGGAGTTATTAAAGCTCTCAAAGAATCCGGTGTACTCGACTGCGCCATGTATATGTCCGGACTATCGGGCTCATCATG GTGTATCTCCACCTTGTATTCGCATCCTGATTGGCCGAACCTGGATATCGCTGATTTCCAAgacgaaatgaaaaacaacatCGACTCGAGTTTATTTTATCTGTTGTCGCCGCAGAGTATTTACCGTTACATAGACAGCATCGTTAGCAAACGGAAAAACGGCCAACCGGTCAGCTTTACGGACTTCTTCGGTCATCTGGTCGGCGAGACACTTCTCAGAGGG AGAATGGATTCGAAATTGTCGCATCAACaagccaaaatcaacgatGGAGACGCACCGTGTCCATTATACACATGTGTTCACGTGAAGAAAGACGTCTCAGCCCAAGTGTTCCATG AATGGGTTGAATTCTCGCCTTACGAAATCGGAATGCCTAAATATGGAACGTTTTTAGACTCACATCTATTCGGGAGCAAGTTCTTTCTTGGAAAATTGTGCCGCCAGTTCCCGGAACCGCCGCTATTCTTCCTTCAAG GAATTTGGGGAAGCGCATTTTGCATTTTGTTCAAAAGGCTGACAGACAACAACAAAAAGATCGACCCTGTTGAGATGGTTCGCGAAGAAATGG AGAAACAATTACAAGAAGAAGAAACTGACGAAGAAAGCGACCTCAGCGAAGACGAGGGAAACCAGCAAAATAAAACGGATAAACAGAAACAGCCGCGTGAAACTGGTTCATCTAGTGGCGGATTCTGGAAAGATTTCCTACAAGGAATTTTCAATTC GAATTCATTATTGAATTCGCGGTCTGGACGCGCCGGAGTGATTCATAACTTCATGAGAGGCCTTTCTTTGAACAAGAGTTACTCGCTGACTCCGTTCATCAACGCGCTACAAGAAGACAACG aGGATACTTTCGACGGTATTTTCGACATGGCTTCTACTCAACAGAAGAAGTTGTTCGTAGTTGACGCCGGATTGACGTTCAACTCGCCGTACCCGCTGTTACTGAGACCGCAACGAGGGGTCAACCTGCTGCTGTCTTTCGACTTCAGCGCCAGACCGTCCGACGATCATCACCCGTTCAAG GAACTGCTTCTGGCGGAGAAATGGGCAAAACTGAACAAGCTTCCATTCCCACCGATAGATACGTGCGTGTTCGATCGAGAAGGAATCAAAGAGCTGTACATCTTTCGACACCCGACTGATCCTCACTGCCCGATAGTCATGCATTTTGTATTGCTCAATAAGACGTTTAGGGAATACAAAAGTCCAG gAGTCAAACGAGAAACTCAAGAAGAAAAAGACTTCGCAGATTTCAGCATCTTCGACGATCCGAATACGCCTTATTCGACGTTCAATTTCACCTACCCCCATCGCGCTTTCGAACAGCTCAGCAAACTGGCCGAATTCAACACTCTCCTGCACATAGACGACATCAAACAGTGCATGGCCGAACTGGTGGAAAAACGCGTGCAAAGCCCGCCGAATATTCTCTTCTCGTTGAGCAGTTTGAAGATGATCGAAATGCGCAATCGACGAATGCGGGAAAGAATGGGCAAAATGTTGCAAAACGTCCGCGATCGCAAGAAATCGGCAGCGACCGACTCGaaaaacgacgacgacgacgaagatAGCGACGTATTCTACGAAGCGGCGTCCGAGATCTTGTCCGGACACTCTCCGACTAAATCGCACGTATCAGTGAACTCGACTACGGCTGGCAATGGCCGTCGGAAAACGGATTATTATTCGACTTCTTCAGAGATCtag